From Pedobacter indicus, a single genomic window includes:
- a CDS encoding S9 family peptidase has translation MKKLLLSIILSSFFATGLAQKKPLDHSVYDSWQSIGSSGISNNGQYVFFTVVPQEGDATLRLVSRDAENVRTIDRGTSAEFTGDSKYLIALIQPFFRDTRQAKIEKKKSDDMPKDSLAIFSIEEKGLEKIANVKSFKVPEQGYAAIVGFLLDDTIKAEVDSLAKDSIGEQKNGKKKADKQSKLVVRNLNQGMERTFDHVDSYEFNKDGSLLVFHKKLPKKDSLKKEDGLYLYHVKAGSLKRMKAGKGDYQHITFDEAAQQIAFTYQPDVKNSINELHDLYYFHLDADSAMLIANEESEGIQENWSVNGSQKLTFSEDGEKLFFGTAPKAKLVDTTIVDFEVARVDIWHWKDDYLQPRQLINRKRDSSRAYLTVIYPESKKIVQLGDESLPSVSITSNANNEFALGTSDVGRRVASQWLGASYDDIYLISTLTGERIKIADSVRANVELSPKGNYALWFDRDKGHWYSYSVDQKQLRTLTEGLNVPFFDEENDVPDQPRSYGFAGWNDKGDIVYFYDRYDIWAIPLNGKKPKMITNGFGRKNKITFRYDDPTRDRFQRARREPVIIDWGEFNYISAFDHNTKESGWFKASAKGRDPELISMGGFRYWREIANKDLSLFAYTKENYTEAPNLYLSTDFKSEQAVSDINQQQSSYNWGTAELFKWTASNGEESEGILYKPEDFDENKKYPMIVYFYEKLSDGLYSYIPPTPTPSRLNISYFVSNGYLVFTPDISYDRGYPGKSAEIYINSGVEALKEFPFVDGDNIGVQGQSWGGYQVAHLITRTDMYAAAWSGAPVVNMTSAYGGIRWASGLNRQFQYEHTQSRIGATLWEDLDLYIENSPLFHLDKVNTPVVIMHNDRDGAVPWYQGIEMFTAMRRLGKPVWMLNYNDDEHNLMKRQNRKDIQIREQQFFDHYLKGKPAPVWLERGVPAVLKGIDWGFDLVE, from the coding sequence ATGAAGAAACTTTTACTGAGTATTATTTTATCGTCTTTTTTTGCTACTGGCTTGGCTCAAAAGAAACCATTGGACCATTCGGTTTATGACTCTTGGCAGTCGATCGGATCCTCAGGGATTAGTAACAACGGTCAATATGTTTTCTTTACGGTTGTTCCGCAAGAAGGAGATGCAACACTCAGATTGGTTAGCCGGGATGCTGAGAACGTGCGGACGATTGACCGTGGTACTAGTGCTGAATTTACCGGAGACAGTAAATATTTGATCGCGCTGATCCAGCCGTTTTTTAGGGATACGCGCCAAGCCAAGATTGAGAAGAAAAAGTCGGATGACATGCCGAAGGATTCATTGGCTATATTTTCTATTGAAGAGAAGGGCTTAGAAAAAATAGCCAATGTAAAATCATTTAAAGTTCCAGAACAAGGCTATGCTGCAATTGTAGGCTTTTTGCTAGATGACACGATCAAGGCGGAAGTCGACAGTTTGGCAAAAGATAGCATCGGAGAGCAAAAGAACGGAAAAAAGAAAGCCGATAAGCAATCGAAATTGGTCGTACGGAACTTGAACCAAGGCATGGAACGTACATTTGATCATGTTGATTCTTACGAGTTTAATAAAGATGGCTCATTGCTGGTTTTCCATAAAAAACTACCGAAAAAAGACAGCTTAAAGAAAGAAGATGGTCTTTATCTTTATCATGTAAAGGCAGGTTCGTTGAAACGGATGAAAGCCGGAAAAGGCGATTATCAACATATCACATTCGACGAGGCGGCTCAGCAAATAGCTTTTACCTATCAACCGGATGTGAAAAATTCGATCAATGAGCTTCATGATCTTTATTATTTCCATCTGGATGCAGATTCTGCCATGCTGATAGCAAACGAAGAAAGCGAGGGTATTCAGGAAAACTGGAGTGTCAATGGAAGTCAGAAGTTGACTTTTAGTGAAGATGGAGAAAAACTCTTTTTTGGCACTGCGCCCAAAGCGAAACTAGTGGATACAACCATTGTCGATTTTGAGGTAGCCAGGGTGGATATCTGGCACTGGAAAGATGACTACCTGCAGCCGAGACAACTAATTAACCGCAAACGCGATTCGAGTCGGGCTTATTTAACTGTAATTTACCCAGAGAGCAAAAAGATTGTTCAACTTGGAGATGAAAGCCTTCCCTCGGTATCCATAACGAGCAACGCGAACAACGAATTTGCATTGGGGACGTCCGACGTGGGAAGACGGGTTGCTTCTCAATGGCTTGGGGCTAGTTATGATGATATTTACCTGATCTCTACACTTACAGGCGAGCGTATTAAAATAGCCGACAGTGTTCGTGCGAATGTCGAGCTGTCTCCGAAAGGCAATTATGCTCTCTGGTTTGATCGGGATAAAGGGCACTGGTACAGTTATTCTGTAGATCAGAAACAGCTAAGAACCTTAACGGAAGGGCTAAACGTGCCGTTCTTTGATGAAGAGAATGATGTGCCAGATCAGCCGAGATCGTATGGTTTTGCTGGTTGGAATGATAAGGGGGACATCGTATACTTCTATGATCGGTATGATATATGGGCAATTCCATTAAACGGCAAAAAGCCGAAAATGATAACCAATGGCTTCGGCCGAAAAAATAAGATTACCTTCCGTTATGACGATCCAACACGTGACCGTTTCCAACGAGCAAGACGTGAGCCTGTGATAATCGATTGGGGTGAATTCAATTATATCAGTGCTTTTGATCATAATACGAAAGAGAGCGGTTGGTTTAAGGCATCTGCAAAAGGCAGAGATCCGGAATTGATAAGCATGGGAGGCTTCCGGTATTGGCGGGAAATCGCAAATAAAGATCTGTCGCTCTTTGCCTATACAAAGGAGAATTATACCGAAGCCCCTAATCTTTATCTAAGTACTGATTTCAAATCAGAACAAGCCGTGTCGGATATCAATCAGCAACAATCTTCCTATAATTGGGGAACGGCGGAATTGTTTAAGTGGACTGCCTCTAACGGGGAAGAATCAGAAGGGATTCTTTATAAGCCGGAAGACTTTGATGAAAATAAGAAGTATCCGATGATTGTCTATTTTTATGAAAAATTGAGTGACGGATTGTACAGTTATATACCTCCTACCCCTACTCCGTCTCGCCTGAATATCAGCTATTTTGTGAGTAATGGATATTTGGTGTTTACACCTGATATATCGTATGATAGAGGCTATCCTGGTAAATCGGCGGAAATCTATATCAACTCGGGTGTAGAAGCTCTTAAAGAGTTCCCATTTGTGGACGGCGACAATATTGGCGTTCAGGGTCAAAGCTGGGGAGGCTATCAGGTTGCGCACCTAATAACACGTACAGACATGTACGCAGCTGCCTGGTCAGGTGCACCGGTAGTAAATATGACATCAGCGTATGGAGGGATTCGCTGGGCAAGCGGACTGAACCGACAGTTTCAATATGAGCATACGCAGAGCCGTATCGGCGCTACCTTGTGGGAAGATCTTGATCTTTATATCGAGAACTCTCCGCTCTTTCATTTGGATAAGGTAAATACGCCGGTGGTTATTATGCATAATGACCGTGACGGTGCTGTGCCCTGGTATCAGGGAATAGAGATGTTTACAGCGATGAGGCGACTCGGTAAGCCGGTTTGGATGCTCAATTATAATGATGATGAGCATAATCTGATGAAACGACAGAACCGTAAGGATATTCAGATTCGTGAACAGCAGTTTTTTGATCATTATTTGAAAGGCAAACCCGCTCCTGTATGGTTGGAACGAGGTGTTCCGGCAGTTCTGAAAGGAATCGATTGGGGATTTGATTTAGTCGAATAA
- a CDS encoding nucleoside recognition domain-containing protein: MALNYVWISFFLIAFLVALFKLIFLGDVEIFQRIISGTFDSAKTAAEISLGLIGLMAFWLGIMKIGEKGGMIQLFARAVGPFFNKLFPEVPKNHPALGSVLMNFSANMLGLDNAATPLGLKAMKELQELNPKKDTATNAQIMFLVLNASSLTLLPISIMAYRKEAGAADPSDVFIPILIATFFSTFVGLIIVAIYQRINLFNKVVLAYLGGIALFIGGLLFYFTTLPQEKVSEISMIGGNVILFGIIVSFIGLAMFKKVNVYENFIEGAKEGFDVAIKIIPYLVGILVAIGVFREAGVMDYLVDGVSSVVSWFGADTRFVEALPVAFMKPLSGSGARGLMIELMNVRGADDFASLVACVIQGSTETTFYVLAVYYGSVAIKNTRHTLPCALLAELAGIIAAIIVAYIFFG; this comes from the coding sequence ATGGCTTTAAATTACGTCTGGATATCCTTTTTTCTCATTGCTTTTTTAGTTGCTTTATTTAAGCTGATTTTTTTAGGTGATGTAGAGATTTTTCAACGTATAATCAGCGGTACGTTTGATAGTGCTAAAACAGCGGCAGAGATTTCTTTAGGATTGATTGGTCTGATGGCTTTTTGGTTAGGCATTATGAAGATCGGCGAGAAAGGCGGCATGATTCAATTATTCGCCAGAGCAGTAGGTCCATTCTTTAATAAATTATTTCCAGAAGTGCCTAAGAATCACCCGGCGCTGGGTTCCGTCTTGATGAACTTCTCTGCAAATATGTTGGGTCTAGATAATGCAGCAACGCCTCTCGGACTGAAGGCAATGAAAGAGCTGCAAGAACTGAATCCGAAAAAAGATACCGCCACCAATGCCCAGATTATGTTTCTGGTCCTGAATGCGTCAAGTTTGACGCTCTTGCCAATCAGTATTATGGCATATAGGAAAGAGGCTGGAGCTGCAGACCCTTCCGACGTTTTTATTCCCATTTTAATAGCTACGTTTTTCTCGACTTTTGTGGGTCTGATAATCGTTGCGATCTACCAGCGGATCAATCTTTTTAACAAAGTGGTTTTAGCTTATCTCGGGGGTATTGCTTTGTTTATCGGTGGCCTCCTTTTTTACTTTACAACGCTGCCTCAGGAGAAGGTTTCAGAAATTTCCATGATTGGTGGAAACGTGATTTTATTCGGTATTATTGTCTCATTTATTGGCCTGGCGATGTTTAAAAAGGTCAATGTTTATGAAAACTTTATCGAGGGCGCTAAAGAAGGTTTTGATGTTGCAATTAAAATCATCCCTTATTTGGTTGGGATACTGGTTGCGATTGGAGTTTTCCGGGAAGCCGGAGTGATGGATTATTTGGTCGATGGTGTAAGCTCTGTTGTTTCTTGGTTTGGTGCTGACACACGCTTTGTGGAAGCACTTCCGGTAGCATTCATGAAACCTTTAAGCGGAAGTGGCGCAAGGGGATTAATGATCGAGCTGATGAACGTGCGCGGTGCGGATGATTTTGCATCATTGGTAGCCTGCGTAATTCAGGGTTCTACTGAGACTACTTTTTATGTGCTTGCGGTTTATTATGGATCTGTCGCGATCAAGAATACGCGACATACATTGCCATGCGCCCTGTTGGCCGAGTTAGCAGGTATCATTGCTGCTATCATAGTCGCCTACATATTTTTTGGATAA
- a CDS encoding methylglyoxal synthase, which translates to MKTIALIAHDGKKPEMIEFVKEHQDELKAYRIVATGTTGKRIAETGLEVDCKLSGPKGGDAQIAAMAAEGLLSSILFFRDPLGMHPHEPDIQMLMRICDVHDVALATNPATARLILLGLQQEASI; encoded by the coding sequence ATGAAAACTATTGCACTCATTGCACATGATGGAAAGAAACCTGAGATGATTGAATTTGTCAAAGAGCATCAAGATGAACTGAAGGCTTATAGAATTGTAGCTACAGGAACTACGGGAAAACGAATCGCGGAAACCGGCTTGGAGGTTGACTGTAAATTAAGCGGGCCAAAAGGTGGCGATGCACAAATCGCAGCGATGGCAGCAGAAGGCTTATTAAGTAGCATCCTTTTCTTTAGAGATCCGTTAGGCATGCACCCTCATGAACCCGATATACAAATGTTGATGAGGATTTGCGATGTGCATGATGTCGCTTTGGCAACAAACCCAGCTACAGCGAGATTGATTTTGTTAGGTTTACAACAGGAAGCTTCCATTTAA
- a CDS encoding OsmC family protein, translating to MRYRISAKLGRDNYKTEITNDRNQLIADEPEDLGGKDLGFAPFELILSSLAACKAITMRMYADRKEWPLEEVHLEMDLEVQVSSGQQTTYINANIELIGDLDDEQRARIIKIADKCPTHKLLQNPIVINSTLIQK from the coding sequence ATGAGATATAGGATTAGTGCCAAGCTTGGCCGGGATAATTATAAAACGGAGATCACAAATGATCGCAATCAGCTTATTGCGGATGAGCCTGAGGATTTGGGTGGTAAAGATTTAGGTTTTGCTCCATTTGAATTGATTTTGTCGTCATTGGCCGCATGCAAGGCTATTACGATGCGGATGTATGCTGACCGAAAAGAATGGCCGCTGGAGGAAGTGCACCTGGAGATGGATCTTGAGGTACAAGTAAGCTCGGGTCAGCAAACCACGTATATCAATGCCAATATTGAGCTCATAGGTGACTTAGATGACGAACAACGCGCTAGGATCATTAAAATAGCAGACAAGTGTCCGACACATAAGTTATTACAGAACCCAATTGTCATCAATTCCACTTTAATTCAGAAGTAA
- the coaA gene encoding type I pantothenate kinase — MSYDQYSPFITIDRPRWRELNGSIAYNLSHEDVSSLNALNEPLTLTEIQDIYFPLSHLLNIHIEEAEQLHQRANAFLKDGSRKLPFIIGIAGSVAAGKSTTARVLQKVLSLSPGKPRVDLVTTDGFLYPNHVLEARGIMNKKGFPVSYDTKQLIRFLSEIKSGKEKVSAPVYSHLEYDIIEGAEQVVDSPDIVIIEGINVLQVNLKKQYRGPRIFVSDFFDFSIYVHSTEKNLINWYVDRFLNLKETAFQHKESYFHKYANLNHEDAVDFARNIWKEINGPNLIKNILPTRYRANLILEKDIDHSIKQIKFKKV, encoded by the coding sequence ATGAGTTATGACCAATACTCACCGTTTATAACGATTGATCGGCCACGATGGAGGGAGTTAAATGGTTCGATAGCTTATAATCTGTCACATGAGGATGTAAGTTCCCTGAACGCATTAAACGAGCCACTGACCTTAACTGAGATTCAGGATATTTATTTTCCCCTCAGTCATCTGTTAAATATTCACATTGAAGAAGCGGAACAGCTTCACCAACGAGCGAATGCTTTTTTAAAGGATGGGTCACGTAAACTCCCTTTTATTATCGGTATTGCGGGTAGTGTTGCGGCTGGTAAAAGTACTACCGCGCGTGTGCTTCAGAAAGTGCTATCGCTGTCGCCTGGGAAGCCAAGAGTCGACTTGGTGACTACGGATGGATTTCTCTATCCGAATCATGTGCTGGAAGCAAGGGGAATTATGAATAAAAAGGGGTTTCCGGTGAGTTATGATACCAAGCAGTTGATTCGTTTTTTATCGGAAATTAAATCTGGCAAAGAAAAGGTAAGCGCACCTGTGTACTCGCATCTGGAATACGATATCATTGAAGGTGCGGAACAAGTGGTTGATTCTCCGGATATTGTTATTATCGAGGGCATTAACGTACTACAGGTTAATCTAAAAAAACAGTATAGGGGTCCCCGGATATTCGTTTCTGACTTCTTCGACTTTTCTATTTATGTGCATTCTACGGAGAAAAATTTGATAAACTGGTATGTCGACCGCTTTCTCAACCTAAAGGAGACAGCCTTTCAGCATAAAGAGTCATACTTTCATAAGTATGCCAACCTGAATCACGAGGATGCAGTAGATTTCGCTAGAAATATCTGGAAAGAGATTAATGGTCCGAACCTGATTAAAAATATCCTTCCGACCCGATATCGAGCTAATCTAATCCTTGAAAAGGATATCGACCATTCCATTAAGCAAATTAAATTCAAGAAGGTCTAA
- a CDS encoding helix-turn-helix domain-containing protein, whose protein sequence is MEKAKIPIHKSESDIRSPEDFFNMQWIDLNIESLEKIESPHRHDYYSIYFLVSGETLQFIDFHEYKVQANALIVMRPEQIHFHVRATNAKLLRIKFKEQFLLRFQIGRHNWQDIFSTDVIQVDEASMKNFLSFIQLLEAEINSDLESKDIQAKLFSALLDKISLFMNMDESPNSSKYTSIYKRFKQLVIQHALSEVKVTDYAKRLFLSAGHLNDVVKEVTGKNAKHIINEQRILEAKRLLYWTDVPIGEVAYKTGFEDPAYFTRFFKKYTGLLPSEFQKKL, encoded by the coding sequence ATGGAAAAAGCAAAGATACCTATTCATAAAAGCGAAAGTGATATACGCAGTCCGGAAGATTTTTTTAATATGCAGTGGATTGATCTGAATATCGAATCGCTTGAGAAGATTGAAAGTCCGCACCGCCATGACTACTACAGCATTTATTTTCTTGTATCAGGAGAAACCCTTCAGTTTATAGATTTCCATGAATACAAGGTACAAGCGAATGCTCTGATCGTCATGCGTCCCGAACAGATTCATTTTCATGTGCGGGCAACAAACGCCAAGTTGCTTCGGATTAAATTCAAAGAACAATTTCTATTACGCTTTCAAATAGGGAGACATAATTGGCAAGATATCTTTAGTACGGATGTTATCCAGGTCGATGAGGCAAGTATGAAAAACTTCTTAAGCTTCATTCAACTATTGGAAGCTGAGATCAATTCCGATCTGGAAAGCAAGGATATCCAAGCTAAGTTATTCAGTGCCTTACTTGACAAGATTTCCCTTTTTATGAATATGGACGAATCGCCCAACAGTAGTAAGTATACCAGTATCTATAAACGCTTCAAGCAGCTGGTTATTCAGCACGCCCTCTCGGAAGTCAAAGTTACAGATTACGCAAAACGGCTTTTTCTATCAGCGGGTCATCTCAACGATGTAGTAAAAGAGGTTACAGGAAAAAACGCAAAACATATTATTAACGAGCAACGGATCCTAGAAGCAAAGCGGTTACTTTACTGGACAGATGTGCCAATTGGCGAGGTCGCTTATAAAACCGGGTTCGAAGATCCGGCTTATTTCACCCGTTTCTTTAAAAAATATACAGGCTTGCTCCCAAGTGAATTTCAGAAAAAACTTTAA
- a CDS encoding heavy metal translocating P-type ATPase, whose amino-acid sequence MSETNLVELNVTGMHCNNCALSVHKILEKKGLKDIHVDFANEEVKFSNAEDMNLPGIIKDIEGLGFKVYEHEEVPRERFFDKVENKFFFSLIFTIPLFSHMFLPFSWLHNPYVQLALCVPVFILGLTYFGKSAFNSLRGGVPNMDVLIFIGFTSAFIYSLTGTILNLGPDYMFYETTAVIITLVLLGNVFEKRSVSQTTSAIKDLLKYQQVKAVRLNGDQQEIIDSRSIKSGDILLVNTGEKIPADGDVIWGSASVNESLLTGESVPVEKNKYDSVIGGTIVEQGSIKISATKVGKHSVLSQIIEIMKRAQSSKPPIQRLGDRVAAIFVPVVVSIALLTFILSYFVFDIRLGESIMRSIAVLVISCPCAMGLATPTAVMVGLGRGAKKGVLIKGGATVEEMANLQYMVFDKTGTLTTGDFAVRDIQVVDMEIEEARALVSTLESYSNHPIAKSLISAFQNDNIKNRIILTEVNEIKGMGIKAVDSEHNRYEIGSKKILTDKKLTDSRQYDVFLKKNDKLVCKIAIEDELKAEAKNLIDLLKERKITPVLLSGDRKEKCESVAKKLGIDQVYSEKLPEEKLEIIDSFKRKGTTAMVGDGINDAPALTTADVGISLGNASQVAIQSAKVILLNNDLNSVITLLKVGKHTLITIKQNLFWAFFYNIFAIPLAALGYLGPMLAALAMACSDVVVIGNSLRLKIKKLD is encoded by the coding sequence ATGAGTGAAACAAATTTAGTTGAATTGAACGTCACGGGGATGCATTGTAATAACTGTGCACTCTCCGTCCATAAAATATTGGAGAAAAAGGGCCTAAAGGATATACATGTTGATTTTGCAAATGAAGAAGTCAAGTTTTCGAACGCAGAGGACATGAATCTGCCCGGAATTATTAAGGATATTGAAGGTCTTGGGTTTAAAGTATATGAACATGAAGAAGTTCCCCGAGAACGTTTTTTTGATAAAGTAGAAAATAAATTCTTCTTTAGCCTGATTTTTACTATCCCCTTATTTTCTCATATGTTTTTGCCATTCAGTTGGCTGCATAACCCTTATGTGCAATTGGCACTTTGTGTACCGGTTTTTATCTTGGGACTGACCTATTTTGGAAAAAGTGCGTTTAACTCATTACGCGGCGGTGTGCCCAATATGGATGTTCTGATCTTTATTGGATTTACGTCCGCTTTTATCTATAGTTTGACCGGCACTATTCTAAATTTGGGACCTGATTACATGTTCTACGAAACCACGGCAGTTATTATTACGCTGGTTTTACTTGGAAATGTTTTTGAAAAACGATCTGTATCACAAACGACTTCAGCGATCAAAGATTTGCTAAAATATCAACAGGTGAAAGCAGTGCGTCTGAATGGTGATCAACAAGAAATAATTGATTCACGGTCAATTAAAAGTGGCGATATCCTATTAGTTAATACCGGGGAAAAAATACCTGCCGACGGTGATGTTATCTGGGGCAGTGCATCGGTTAATGAATCTCTGCTAACCGGAGAAAGCGTTCCGGTGGAAAAGAACAAATACGATTCGGTAATCGGGGGAACGATTGTTGAACAAGGTAGTATTAAGATTTCCGCGACAAAAGTGGGCAAACATTCTGTACTTTCACAGATCATCGAGATCATGAAACGAGCACAGAGTTCGAAGCCGCCCATCCAACGTTTGGGCGATCGGGTAGCAGCAATTTTTGTCCCGGTTGTGGTTAGTATCGCTCTGCTGACTTTTATCCTGTCTTACTTCGTGTTTGATATTCGGCTAGGCGAATCAATTATGCGGTCGATTGCAGTATTGGTTATATCATGTCCCTGTGCAATGGGCCTCGCAACACCAACGGCAGTGATGGTCGGACTGGGGCGAGGTGCTAAAAAAGGTGTTCTGATTAAAGGGGGAGCAACAGTGGAAGAAATGGCAAATCTTCAATATATGGTATTCGACAAAACCGGTACATTAACCACTGGCGATTTTGCCGTTCGGGATATACAGGTTGTGGATATGGAAATTGAGGAAGCAAGGGCGTTGGTGAGCACACTTGAATCCTATTCAAATCACCCGATCGCGAAATCACTCATTTCTGCGTTTCAAAATGATAACATAAAGAATAGAATTATTCTAACGGAAGTAAATGAAATAAAGGGAATGGGTATCAAAGCGGTTGATAGTGAACATAACCGTTATGAAATCGGTTCAAAAAAAATCTTAACGGACAAAAAGTTAACTGATAGCCGGCAGTATGATGTCTTCCTGAAGAAAAATGACAAACTGGTTTGTAAGATTGCGATTGAGGATGAGCTGAAAGCTGAAGCTAAAAACTTGATAGATCTCCTTAAAGAAAGGAAAATTACGCCTGTGCTACTGAGCGGCGATCGAAAGGAGAAATGTGAATCAGTTGCCAAGAAGTTGGGTATTGACCAGGTTTATTCAGAGAAACTCCCTGAAGAGAAGTTAGAAATTATTGACTCCTTTAAACGAAAAGGTACCACAGCGATGGTGGGCGATGGTATTAACGATGCACCTGCTTTGACAACTGCTGACGTCGGTATTTCTTTGGGGAACGCCAGTCAGGTAGCTATCCAATCAGCAAAAGTAATTTTGCTTAATAATGATCTTAATTCGGTTATCACACTCTTAAAAGTGGGTAAACATACGCTGATCACTATCAAGCAAAATCTATTTTGGGCATTCTTCTATAACATCTTTGCCATTCCGTTAGCAGCATTAGGATATTTAGGTCCGATGCTTGCCGCCTTGGCGATGGCTTGCTCCGATGTTGTTGTAATCGGAAATTCCTTGAGGCTAAAAATCAAAAAATTAGATTAG
- a CDS encoding gluconate 2-dehydrogenase subunit 3 family protein: MNRREAINRVAWIFGGTIIGGQLFLEGCTRPASTDDVAGLFEEDRINLLGDIADTILPPTSSPGAKEAGVGEFMPVMVRDCYTEEDQKIFVEGLGKLEESANKKYKKNFQQLSLEERTALLVELDAEQNEYHSAKEAEEPNHYFRMIKQLTLLGFFTSELGATKALRYNPIPGRYDGNYPYKKGDKAWA, encoded by the coding sequence ATGAACAGAAGAGAAGCAATCAATAGAGTCGCATGGATCTTTGGCGGTACCATCATCGGTGGTCAATTATTTTTAGAAGGTTGTACCCGACCAGCTTCAACTGATGATGTAGCTGGTTTATTTGAGGAAGATCGGATTAATCTTCTAGGTGATATCGCCGATACGATCCTTCCGCCTACGAGCTCGCCCGGAGCAAAAGAAGCAGGAGTAGGGGAGTTTATGCCCGTTATGGTACGTGACTGTTACACAGAAGAGGATCAGAAAATCTTTGTAGAAGGCTTGGGCAAATTGGAAGAGTCAGCAAATAAAAAATACAAAAAGAATTTTCAACAGCTTAGTCTTGAAGAACGTACTGCATTGCTAGTCGAGTTGGATGCCGAGCAAAATGAATATCATAGCGCCAAGGAGGCGGAAGAACCAAATCATTATTTCCGGATGATAAAGCAATTAACCTTGCTTGGCTTTTTCACATCAGAGTTGGGGGCAACCAAAGCCTTGCGCTACAACCCGATCCCCGGACGCTATGATGGTAACTACCCCTATAAAAAGGGAGATAAAGCATGGGCTTAA